A segment of the Mustelus asterias unplaced genomic scaffold, sMusAst1.hap1.1 HAP1_SCAFFOLD_113, whole genome shotgun sequence genome:
ggtaaggacagcagatcttcttcccgaaaggacattagtgaaccagataggttttttacaacaatcgacaatggtttcatggtcatcagtagactttaaattccagattttttgactgcattcaaatatcaccatcaaTACATAGTCGGGGGAGGGACAACAGTTGAAACTTCATTTCGACAATCTAACAGTAAAATATTAAACACAGTTAAAACACACCCAGCGTTAGAGACAGAGGGAAGTTAGACAATGACAGAaaggtgatcagggagggcagaggtaaAACTGAGCAATGGATGGACATGGAttcagatccaaagatgtgcgggttaggttgattggccaggttaaaaattgccccttagagtcctgggatgcggaggttagagggattatcgggtaaaatatgtgggggtagggcctgagtgggattgtggtcggtgcagactcgatgggccgaatggcctccttctgcactgtagggtttctatgattctatgatccacagtAAAGAAGTCAGACCAGCCACACGTGGAACCTCTCTCAGATAACAGAACACACCACTAAAAACTCTCAGTTTCAGAGGAATGGTCACAAGCACTCGCCTCTGAAACAATGCCGCTGTTTTAAAGATAAATCTGCTTCTGggagctgcagctggaaagatcagaaaccagagagagagatttcaaaACTCCCGCCACTGTGGGAACCCCGGAAGTGGGCGTGATGACACTACAATGGTGAGTGCGTGATGGCGTCACCGCATGGTTGCGACTGCGCGATTAGCTCAGAATCTGCACGTGCGCGAACACGTTGACAGGCCGTTCCAATGACGTCACCTAAGGGAAAACTGCGCTTGCGCTGGCAGTGCAGAAAAGAAGTCTTGCAATTGGATGTTGGGACATGTTGTGTCTGAACAAAGGAGAGTGACCATCCCAACAAACCCTCAACATGATCAGAACCACTTCACTCAGGTTCATTCACTGCAGTCCAGCTTGTATTTTCatatcgcctgatgaaggagcagcgctccgaaagctcatggttccagataaacctgttggactctaacctggtgttgtgagacttcttactattttcatATCATCAGTCCTTCTTCCCCACATCCTTccaccaggggcggcacggtggttagattCTAGAATCTAGAATTCtagaaattctagaatccatcgttaaggatgagatttctaaattcttggaagtgcagggtcggattaagacaagtcagcatggatttagtaaggggaggtcgtgcctgacaaacctgttagagttctttgaagagataacaaataggttagaccaaggagagccaatggatgttatctatcttgacttccaaaaggcctttgacaaggtgcctcacgggagactgctgagtaaaataagggcccatggtattcgaggcaaggtactaacatggattgacgattggctgtcagacagaaggcagagagttgggataaaaggttctttctcagaatggcaaccagtgacaagtggtgtcccgcagggttcagtgttggggccacagctgttctctttatatattaacgatctagatgacgggactgggagcattctggccaagtttgccgatgatacaaagataggtggaggggcaggtagtattgaggaggtggggaggctgcagaaagatttagacagtttaggagagtggtccaagaagtggctgatgaaattcaacgtgggcaagtgcgaggtcgtacactttggaaaaaagaatagaggcatggactattttctaaacggtgacaaaattcataatgctaaagtgcaaagggacttgggagtcctagtccaggattctctaaaggtaaacttgcaggttgagtccgtaattaggaaagcaaatgtaatgttgtcatttatctcaagaggcttggaatacaaaagcagggatgtacttctgaggctttataaagcactggttaggccccatttggagtactgtgagcaattttgggccccacacctcaggaaggacatactggcactggagcgggtccagcggagattcacacggatgatcccaggaatggtaggcctgacatacgatgaacgtctgaggatcgtgggattatattcattggagtttaggaggttgaggggagatctgatagaaacttacaagataatgaacggcttagataggatggacgtagggaagttgtttccattaacaggggagactaggacgcgggggcacagccttagaataaaagggagtcactttagaacagagatgaggagaaatttcttcagccagagagtggtgggtctgtggaattcattgccacagagggctgtggaggccgagacgttgagcgtcttcaagacagaaattgataaattcttgatttctcgaggaattaagggctatggggagagagcgggtaaatggagttgaaatcaaccatgattgaatggtggagtggactcgatgggccgaatggccttacttccgctcctatgtcttatggtcttatggtcttagcactgctgcctcacagcaccagggacccaggttcaatttccggcttgggttactttctatgcagagtctgcatgttctccccgtgtctgtgtgggttttctccaggtgctccggtttcttcccactgtccaaaagacatgctggttagggtgcattggccatgctaaattctccctcagtgtacccgaaaaggtgccggagtgtggtgactgggggattttaacagtaatttcattgcagtgttaatgtaagcccacttgtgactaataaaaaaaatacttttactTTACCTTCGAATATTCAATCTTTCAAAGTTTATCTTATCCTCTGTGTCTTCAATTCTTCCGGGTTAATCATTGTAACAATTCTCTGTTttgatttacataagaacataagaacataagaaataggagcaggagtaggccatctagcccctcgagcctgccccgccattcaataagatcatggctgatctgacgtggatcagtaccacttacccgcctgatccccataacccttaattcccttaccgatcaggaatccatccatccgcgctttaaacatattcagcgaggtagcctccaccacctcagtgggcagagaattccagagattcaccaccctctgggagaagaagttcctcctcaactctgtcttaaaccgacccccctttattttgaggctgtgtcctctagttttaacttccttactaagtggaaaaaatttgatttattattgtcacatttattgggatacagtgaaagtgtTATCTCTTGCATGCTGGTCGGACAataaataccgttcatagagtacatagcatAGAAGGAAAggctgcagaatataatgttgcacttacagatagggtgtagagagagatctgcttattgtggtaggtccattcaaaagtctgatggtggcagggaagaagctgttcttgagtccgctAGTACATGATCTCACCTTTAAAAAAATGAtctcaactttaaactttaacctggcTTTACATGTCCAGATTCAGCACCAATCCAGTATTAAGTTATAACCATAACCTTTTCTTCATGGGATAGGAAATTGTGAATTTCTTGTTATAAACCATTCCTGAAATGCTGCTGGTCCTGGAATGTAAAAGGGAAATTTGTGCTGATCTAGATTAAAGGGAACTGACCAAAATCAGTTTATCCTTTCAGTTGGGTAGATATGGAAAAatgatttcctctggtgggggaatCAAGAACAAGGGAACATTGTGTGAAAGATTGGAGCTCAGAGTGAAATCGGGCAGTAATTCTTCAACTGTGACGAAAAGTCAAAGGACCAGAAaccttaactctgctttctctcttgaTAAATGCGggcagacatgctgagtttttccagttctTGTAGCAATTCTTTCCACATGGAAATAGAAAACAAAGGCTGGAAAATCAGATTtaggagaatgattccagggatgagaaacttcagtgatgaagacagattggagaatttgggactCTTTCACTTGGAGAaaagactgagaggagatttgatagaaacattcaaaatcatgaggggtgcagaagagattcactgagACAATCACAGGGAATAGAGGCTTTAGTTATCAGGAAAGATTATAGAAACTGGGGTTCTTTTCACGAGAACTGATTGAAAATCTGGGGATGGGTTCAAAATTTTATCAGGTGAATGAGAAAAAACTATTTCTCAAGTCGATGAGTCAGCAACTAATGGACATCAGATTTAAATCATCACCCAAAGACTCAGAGCCAAGGATGAAATATTGAACAGATTTGTACAACATTGAATCAGACTCTCACTGTCCCTGTGgatttgtgatgtggagttgccagtgttggactggggtaggcacagtaagtagtctcacaacactaggttaaagtccaatgggtttatttggtagcacgagctttcggagtgccgctccttcatcgggcactcacctgatgaaggagcggtgcttggaaagctagtgctaccaaataaacctgttggactttaacctggtgttgtgagactatttcctGTGGATTTGTGTCCACACTGTGCCATTAAACACTGAGGACAGCTACATGGCTGTGTTACCGACACCTCCTCAGGATATCCAGGCTAAGAGAGACACTCTTGAAGGAATGGGCAGCTGGGATTTGTCCATGAGGGTAACCAGAGGTTTGAAAACTGAAATAATCCACTGTAATGATGAGGTGTTAACCTTGGCTCAGTGATTGCTTTCTCATATCTGAGTCAGGAGGCTGTGGTTTCAAATCCAGAGAAGTGAACAGAAATTCCAGACTGACattccactgcagtactgagggagccccgcactgtcagaggtcctaTGTTCCAAGTAAGACTGAACAGTCAGGCATAAGAGATCCATTGATGctatttcaaagagcaggggaAGAGTCTTGATCAacctttatccctcaatcaagatCACTCAAATACATTGTCTGGATTATTttccatgggatcttgctgtgcaaatgAGCTGCTGTATTTCCAACATTGTCTGAACTTCAAAAGAATTTGATTGGCTAGGAAAACTTTGGAACAACCTGATATCATGAAAGGCTCAACACAAATATAAATGTTCCTTCAACTGAGAGAAGACCCAGAAATGGAACAGTCGAGAACAGGATTTCAGTTAGTCTCTTAACAAATATGCAACACACCGGGTGTTTGACACTGAGCTGGTTTATTTCATGTGTTTTCAGAATCTTAAACTCCAGCTCAGTTCTTGGGATTATtaacatagtcatagaggtttacagcatggaaacaggcccttcggcccaacttgtcccatgctgaccttttttttaaacccctaagctagtcccaattgcccacatttggcccttttccctctatacacatcttacccatgtaactatctaaatgctttttaaaagacagaattgtacccgcctctactactaccgctggcagcttgttccagccactcaccaccctctgtgtgaagaaattgcccctctggacacatttgtttctctcccctctcaccttaaacctatgccctctagatttagactccccgacctttgggaaaagatattgactatctcgctgatctatgcccctcattattttatagacctcaaaaaGATTACCACTCAGCCTCCTATGTTCCAGAAAAAGCTGAAAAAGTCAGAATCAACATGGTTCAGTCCAGGATGTGAGTAACAGCagcataacagcagaatccaatccctgctgtcacttgtgaactcgctggtgtctcagtaggtgggatgaattagtgaatctcttcccacactgggagcaggtgaatggcctctcccctgtgtgaactggtTTGTGTCTcagtaggtgggatgactgaatgaatcccttcccacaatcggagcaggtgaacagcctctcccgcgtgtgaactcgctggtgttttagCAGAATTGATgagtgaatgaatcccttcccacactcggagcaggtgaacggtctctctccagtgtgaacttgctggtgtgtctgcaggttggatgactgagtgaatcccttcccacacgcagagcaggtgaacggtctctgcccggtgtgaatgcgttggtaaGTCAGCAAATCCGGTTTCCTTTTAAAACTGTTCTCACAGACAGAGCAAGTGAAAAGTTTGTTATCAGAATGAACAAGATGGTGTGTCTGAAGAcaggataaccgagtgaatcctttcccacacgcagagcaggtgaatggccgttccccggtgtgactgcgtcgatgagcctCCAGATGGGAAGGacaactgaatcccttcccacagtccccacatttccatggtttctccatggtgccagtgtccttgtgtctctccaggttggatgatcagttgaagcctcggccacacacagaacacatgtacagtttctcctcactgtgaatggtgtgatgttttttcaggctgtgtaactggttaaagctctttccgcagtcagttcactggaacactcccactcaggtgtgtgtgtgtctcggtgcttttctagtcacactgatgtttgaaattcttttcccacaaacagaacagacaaacatttctccttccacattcagaggttgatgatattcagctcccgatGAATCGAGTGAATGTCAGATATTGACGAGTGTTTCCCGATTGTAACTCCCTGTGGAAAAAAGATTTTAGAAAAGCTGTCAATGTAAGGACAGGATAACATTCAGAACAAACGTTTCTCTTGgtttgagtttgctgtgtgttaatcctccccttttaaccccttagaaaaggagtttccaaaatccatcactgtcagaggatacaaactCTGAATTTGGTTATCTGAAGGGGATGAATGAACCGGGTTAgacggaaaaggcaggggaataccactcagtgaattgctcattctgagagccagcacagacacaatgggccaaatggcctctttctgtgctgtaacaattcagaGAAAGTCACAACATTCCCTCCTCCTGGTTTCTAGCCCAGGATGACgacacattgatttgatttattgtgacatgtgaaaagtaatgtttctggcaacctatacagacaaaacataccattcgtagagtatATTAGGGAGAAgtacaaagtctcacaacaccaggttaaagtccaacaggtttatttggtatcacgagctttcagagcactgctccttcattaggtgagcgtgttcacctgatgaaggagcagtgttccaaaagctcccaaatttttaacaaatttaacaaaagaataaccaATTTTAACAAAAATAACAAACAGAACATAATTTCATTCATGCCTTGTGAAAAACATGGATCTGAATCTTGTGTTCAGAGCTGGGTGTGTGGAGATATTTTCAGATGAGCCTTGGTCACCACCACTGGGACTAACTTTAAATTGCAGCTTGTATAAATTGGATGGATTTGAAGCCCTGTCCCCAGACCATTGTGCtgcctctctggattactaacgcAGTGACATTGCCACAAGTTCAGTCTCTGAATTCAGGGGAATGATCACAGGCACATATTCTTAAAGGGAGACTGCAGGTCACATAATCAGCTAATTAACTAGAATCTTAAACTCCAGCCAGTACTATAGTTGGTAACATCAGAGAAACAAACCTGaattgtcagaatgaacatggttcagtcctgggtatGATGAACGCCAGCAACATCAGTGGAATCCAAACCCTttagtcacttgtgaacttgctggtgtgtcatcaGGTGGGCTAGCTGACTGAATCCCCTCTCACACAccgaacaggtgaatggcctctcccgggtgtcaactcgctggtgtgtcagaaggtttgatgaagttttgaatcctttctcacacatggaacaaatgaatggtctctcaccagtgtgaactcgctggtgtgtcagaatgtttgatgaattagtgaatctcttctcacacacagagcaggtgaatggcctctccccagtgtgaactcgctggtgtgtcagcagctgggataactgaatgaatcccctcccacaaacagaacaggtgaatggctttcctccagTATGAACTCTCTGATGTATCAGAagctcagatgactgagtgaatcccttcccacatacggaaCAAGTGAacagcttctctccagtgtgactgaatTTCCAGCAAGGATGGGTATTTGAATCCCTTTCCGCAATCTCCACATTTACACAGTTTCTCCGTGATGCTGGTGTCCTTatttctctccaggttggatgatcagctcaAGCCTCGTACACAGTACACGTGTACGGATTCTCTCTGCTTCAATTGCAATGTTTTATACACTATGCAACTGTTAAAACAATCTTCCCTCCATATTCAAAGGGCAATAATACTCACACTCCGATTCATTGAGTATCAGATATTGATGCGATGTTTGGTTTGCGTTTCCCACCTCCAAATCCTCTGCTTCTAATAACCTGATAAAGGAGAttgaaaagtcatcactgtcagtacaagatagaaattctTAACAGACAGTTCTCATTTggtggaatattttccactttcaTTCCCCCAAATTAATTTGGTCCTGAATTGATCCTAAATTGAATATCTTCTCCACAAATCCTCAGCTTCTAATATGTTGTCAATGGTGTTTACAAATGTAACCAATGTCAGTCCAGGATATAAATTCTCAACAGACAATTCAaatctgtatatccccatcccacacactctccctcctccctggaaaTCCAAATTAAGTTTTGGATAATTCTTTCGAGATCCTTTTaacaaatttaacaaaaaaaaaacaattttaacaAAAATAACAAATTGAGCATAATTTCATTCATTACTTGTGACAAACATGAATCTGAATCACTCTGACTGGCCAGACAGAATAACAGACGTTAATgttaacagttacatgggtaagatgggtatagagggatatggaccaaatgcaagcgattgggagtagtttaggggtttaaacaaaaagggcggcatggacaagttgggccgaagggcctgtttccatgccgtaaacctctatgactctaaccttgCGTCCagaactgtgtgtgtggagatttTCTCAGAGGAGCTTCAGTCACCAGGGGTTTACAATGggtttgcctcacagcatcagggacccgggttcaattcccggcttggatcactttctgtgtggagtttgcattttctccccatgtttgcatgggtttcctccggggactccggtttcctcacagtccaaaggtatgcaggttaggttgattggctatgctaaattgaccctagtgtcaggggggattagcagggtaaatgtgtggggttacgggaatagggcctgggtgtgattgaggtcggtgcagattcaatgggccgaatagtcttctgtactgcagggatcctatgattaccatcactgaatctaacTTTAAATTGCAGATTGTATTAATTGAATGGATTTGAAGCCCTGTCCCTAGAACATTGTGctgtctctctggattactaatgcagCGACATTGTCACTAGGTCAGTGTGTCCCCCCTGCTCTCTTTGTTGGAGGTGGCTTGTGGGGAGAAAACGGAAGcggtggatagtgagagtggagaatgttcATTGTAATCCCCCCGGCACTGACCTCTCACCTGACacctcacaatgcccggggactgattgacagcAGCTCCAACCAATAGAAGGAGGGGAcggggctggaggaccaatcGGAATGAATGAGAGGCGAGGCTGAGTGAGGCATGCGCAGTGTGATTAAGGGCAATGGGGAAGATTTTTTTTCCGATCTGCAATCCGTCCAGGAGAGAATGGCGGGAGCGATGGATCAGGTCAGTGACTGGATACGCTTCGTAAGCATGTCATATAGATTGCAAATGAGAAAGAATAACCCACCGGTTCCCGGGGACCGTTCCCCCGCCCTGGAGTGCTTTTCTCAC
Coding sequences within it:
- the LOC144484516 gene encoding uncharacterized protein LOC144484516, with product MEKPWKCGDCGKGFSCPSHLEAHRRSHTGERPFTCSACGKGFTRLSCLQTHHLVHSDNKLFTCSVCENSFKRKPDLLTYQRIHTGQRPFTCSACGKGFTQSSNLQTHQQVHTGERPFTCSECGKGFIHSSILLKHQRVHTRERLFTCSDCGKGFIQSSHLLRHKPVHTGERPFTCSQCGKRFTNSSHLLRHQRVHK